One genomic window of Conger conger chromosome 7, fConCon1.1, whole genome shotgun sequence includes the following:
- the LOC133132819 gene encoding actin filament-associated protein 1-like 1 isoform X2 produces MDTNSGDMMEHLVSELNVLLKMLDHEALSPVTAEKKAAVRGLLKQMQPSVNGMDIYVNTSLYGNGTSFVESLFEEFDCDLQELKDTAEEPKDSPATPEIPPSKSSPAVTPPPLPTTPPPEDYYEEAVPLGPGKAPQYITTRNSSSPPNSIEDGYYEDADNNYPTTCLNGPLKNSYNDSDAQSSSYESYDEEDEEAKARQMTHQWPSEENSMGPVKDCRICAFLLRKKRFGQWAKQLTVVRDNRLLCYKSSKDHTPYIDLPLNLCNVIYVPKDGRRKKHELRFSLPGAEALILAVQSKEQAERWLRVIRDLSSQETVGLDESTSPMILRKLELEKRLSADKHTSDSDSVATGEVSTGHARDSREHGKAKRGALSELTGSMSRAAGRKINRIISFSKKKPPLPGDPSPDEDNPRCGYLNVLVNQCWKERWCCVRGGFLCFQQEKGDPQGNLNAVALQDCEVEPGLGPKHPFAFRILRGGAEVLALEASCSQDMGRWLGVLLAETGCVADPEALHYDYVDVDTIANIRHAARHSFLWATSSSNASRTYDEVPYEKVQHPEEQGLKRGQGKKSASPSSGDTQKVKPPVTSDQHASTRGDTERRCGSMNVSSVSDANQYGKYGKRRAEEDARRYQSEKEALESQREGIRQTLISLRQERREKKEQLKSATGMQKKVLEERLAQLEEECRGKEGARVDLELRLTQVKENLKKSLAGGALGPPGDSKPAGTGGKSDSPYSESSLPVNCASEIRKRPPSMYASSRGNVMQKAKEWESKKGS; encoded by the exons TGATGGAGCACCTGGTGTCAGAGCTGAACGTCCTTCTGAAGATGCTGGACCACGAGGCCCTGAGCCCAGTGACTGCGGAGAAGAAGGCTGCTGTCAGAGGCCTGCTGAAGCAGATGCAGCCttcag TGAATGGAATGGACATATATGTGAACACTTCTCTCTATGGGAATGGGACCAGCTTTGTGGAGTCCCTGTTTGAAGAGTTTG ACTGTGACCTTCAGGAGCTCAAAGATACTGCAGAAGAACCAAAGGACTCCCCAGCCACACCAGAAATACCCCCGTCAAAATCG agcCCAGCAgtcacaccccctcccctgccaaCCACGCCCCCTCCGGAGGACTACTATGAGGAAGCGGTGCCCCTCGGCCCAGGCAAAGCCCCCCAATACATCACCACCCGCA acagctccagcccccccaaTTCTATCGAGGACGGGTACTACGAAGATGCAGACAACAACTATCCCACCACCTGCTTGAACGGGCCTCTCAAGAACTCCT aCAACGACTCGGATGCACAGAGCAGCTCGTACGAGTCGTACGACGAGGAAGACGAGGAGGCGAAGGCTCGGCAGATGACGCACCAGTGGCCGTCGGAGGAGAACTCCATGGGCCCCGTGAAGGACTGCCGAATCTGTGCCTTCCTCCTGAGGAAGAAGAGGTTCGGCCAGTGGGCCAAGCAGCTGACCGTCGTCCGGGACAACCGGCTGCTG TGCTACAAGAGCTCCAAAGACCACACCCCGTACATCGACCTGCCGCTGAACCTGTGCAACGTCATCTACGTCCCCAAAGACGGCCGGCGGAAGAAGCACGAGCTGCGTTTCTCCCTGCCCGGAGCCGAGGCCCTGATCCTGGCCGTGCAGAGCAAGGAGCAGGCCGAACGCTGGCTCAGG GTGATCCGTGACCTGAGCAGCCAGGAAACCGTGGGATTGGACGAGTCCACTTCTCCCATGATCCTCCGCAAGCTGGAACTGGAGAAG AGGCTGTCGGCCGATAAACACACCTCGGACTCGGACAGTGTGGCTACGGGAGAAGTCTCCACTGGCCACGCCCGAGACAGCCGTGAGCacg GCAAGGCGAAGCGAGGCGCTCTGTCGGAGCTGACGGGGTCCATGAGCCGGGCCGCCGGCCGCAAGATCAACCGCATCATCAGCTTCTCCAAGAAGAAGCCCCCGCTGCCTGGCGACCCGTCCCCTGACGAGGACAACCCTCGCTGCG GGTATCTGAACGTCCTGGTGAACCAGTGCTGGAAGGAGAGGTGGTGCTGTGTTCGGGGGGGGTTCCTGTGCTTCCAGCAGGAGAAGGGGGACCCCCAGGGGAACCTGAACGCCGTGGCGCTGCAGGACTGCGAGGTGGAGCCGGGGCTGGGGCCCAAACACCCCTTCGCCTTCCGCATCCTGCGCGGGGGGGCCGAAGTGCTGGCACTGGAG GCCAGCTGCTCCCAGGACATGGGCCGCTGGCTGGGGGTCCTCCTGGCAGAAACGGGGTGTGTGGCAGACCCGGAGGCCCTGCACTACGACTACGTGGACGTGGACACCATCGCTAACATCCGCCACGCCGCCCGACACTCCTTCCT TTGGGCGACATCCTCCAGTAATGCCTCCAGGACGTATGACGAGGTCCCGTACGAgaaggtgcag CACCCAGAGGAACAGGGCCTGAAGAGGGGACAGGGGAAGAAGAGTGCCTCCCCCTCCAGTGGGGACACCCAGAAGGTCAAGCCCCCAGTCACCAGCGACCAGCATGCATCCA CCAGGGGAGACACTGAGAGACGGTGTGGGAGTATGAACGTGTCGTCCGTCTCAGACGCCAATCAGTACGGGAAGTATGGGAAGAGGAGGGCGGAAGAGGACGCCCGCAGGTACCAGAGTGAGAAGGAGGCGCTCGAGAGTCAACGGGAGGGCATCCGCCAAACGCTGATCTCCCTGCgccaggagaggagggagaagaagGAGCAGCTGAAGAGTGCcacag GTATGCagaagaaggttctggaagagCGCTTGgctcagctggaggaggagtgccgggggaaggagggggcgAGGGTGGACCTGGAGCTCCGGCTGACGCAGGTGAAGGAGAACCTGAAGAAGTCCCTGGCAGGAGGGGCCCTGGGTCCCCCCGGAGATAGCAAGCCAGCTGGCACG GGTGGCAAGTCTGACAGTCCCTACAGTGAGTCCTCTCTGCCGGTCAACTGCGCCTCGGAAATACGCAAACGCCCCCCCTCCATGTATGCCTCCAGCCGTGGGAACGTCATGCAGAAAGCCAAG GAATGGGAGTCAAAGAAAGGGAGCTAA
- the LOC133132819 gene encoding actin filament-associated protein 1-like 1 isoform X1: MVGFSSSSAVATVMEHLVSELNVLLKMLDHEALSPVTAEKKAAVRGLLKQMQPSVNGMDIYVNTSLYGNGTSFVESLFEEFDCDLQELKDTAEEPKDSPATPEIPPSKSSPAVTPPPLPTTPPPEDYYEEAVPLGPGKAPQYITTRNSSSPPNSIEDGYYEDADNNYPTTCLNGPLKNSYNDSDAQSSSYESYDEEDEEAKARQMTHQWPSEENSMGPVKDCRICAFLLRKKRFGQWAKQLTVVRDNRLLCYKSSKDHTPYIDLPLNLCNVIYVPKDGRRKKHELRFSLPGAEALILAVQSKEQAERWLRVIRDLSSQETVGLDESTSPMILRKLELEKRLSADKHTSDSDSVATGEVSTGHARDSREHGKAKRGALSELTGSMSRAAGRKINRIISFSKKKPPLPGDPSPDEDNPRCGYLNVLVNQCWKERWCCVRGGFLCFQQEKGDPQGNLNAVALQDCEVEPGLGPKHPFAFRILRGGAEVLALEASCSQDMGRWLGVLLAETGCVADPEALHYDYVDVDTIANIRHAARHSFLWATSSSNASRTYDEVPYEKVQHPEEQGLKRGQGKKSASPSSGDTQKVKPPVTSDQHASTRGDTERRCGSMNVSSVSDANQYGKYGKRRAEEDARRYQSEKEALESQREGIRQTLISLRQERREKKEQLKSATGMQKKVLEERLAQLEEECRGKEGARVDLELRLTQVKENLKKSLAGGALGPPGDSKPAGTGGKSDSPYSESSLPVNCASEIRKRPPSMYASSRGNVMQKAKEWESKKGS, encoded by the exons atggtGGGATTCTCTTCCTCCTCAGCTGTTGCCACGG TGATGGAGCACCTGGTGTCAGAGCTGAACGTCCTTCTGAAGATGCTGGACCACGAGGCCCTGAGCCCAGTGACTGCGGAGAAGAAGGCTGCTGTCAGAGGCCTGCTGAAGCAGATGCAGCCttcag TGAATGGAATGGACATATATGTGAACACTTCTCTCTATGGGAATGGGACCAGCTTTGTGGAGTCCCTGTTTGAAGAGTTTG ACTGTGACCTTCAGGAGCTCAAAGATACTGCAGAAGAACCAAAGGACTCCCCAGCCACACCAGAAATACCCCCGTCAAAATCG agcCCAGCAgtcacaccccctcccctgccaaCCACGCCCCCTCCGGAGGACTACTATGAGGAAGCGGTGCCCCTCGGCCCAGGCAAAGCCCCCCAATACATCACCACCCGCA acagctccagcccccccaaTTCTATCGAGGACGGGTACTACGAAGATGCAGACAACAACTATCCCACCACCTGCTTGAACGGGCCTCTCAAGAACTCCT aCAACGACTCGGATGCACAGAGCAGCTCGTACGAGTCGTACGACGAGGAAGACGAGGAGGCGAAGGCTCGGCAGATGACGCACCAGTGGCCGTCGGAGGAGAACTCCATGGGCCCCGTGAAGGACTGCCGAATCTGTGCCTTCCTCCTGAGGAAGAAGAGGTTCGGCCAGTGGGCCAAGCAGCTGACCGTCGTCCGGGACAACCGGCTGCTG TGCTACAAGAGCTCCAAAGACCACACCCCGTACATCGACCTGCCGCTGAACCTGTGCAACGTCATCTACGTCCCCAAAGACGGCCGGCGGAAGAAGCACGAGCTGCGTTTCTCCCTGCCCGGAGCCGAGGCCCTGATCCTGGCCGTGCAGAGCAAGGAGCAGGCCGAACGCTGGCTCAGG GTGATCCGTGACCTGAGCAGCCAGGAAACCGTGGGATTGGACGAGTCCACTTCTCCCATGATCCTCCGCAAGCTGGAACTGGAGAAG AGGCTGTCGGCCGATAAACACACCTCGGACTCGGACAGTGTGGCTACGGGAGAAGTCTCCACTGGCCACGCCCGAGACAGCCGTGAGCacg GCAAGGCGAAGCGAGGCGCTCTGTCGGAGCTGACGGGGTCCATGAGCCGGGCCGCCGGCCGCAAGATCAACCGCATCATCAGCTTCTCCAAGAAGAAGCCCCCGCTGCCTGGCGACCCGTCCCCTGACGAGGACAACCCTCGCTGCG GGTATCTGAACGTCCTGGTGAACCAGTGCTGGAAGGAGAGGTGGTGCTGTGTTCGGGGGGGGTTCCTGTGCTTCCAGCAGGAGAAGGGGGACCCCCAGGGGAACCTGAACGCCGTGGCGCTGCAGGACTGCGAGGTGGAGCCGGGGCTGGGGCCCAAACACCCCTTCGCCTTCCGCATCCTGCGCGGGGGGGCCGAAGTGCTGGCACTGGAG GCCAGCTGCTCCCAGGACATGGGCCGCTGGCTGGGGGTCCTCCTGGCAGAAACGGGGTGTGTGGCAGACCCGGAGGCCCTGCACTACGACTACGTGGACGTGGACACCATCGCTAACATCCGCCACGCCGCCCGACACTCCTTCCT TTGGGCGACATCCTCCAGTAATGCCTCCAGGACGTATGACGAGGTCCCGTACGAgaaggtgcag CACCCAGAGGAACAGGGCCTGAAGAGGGGACAGGGGAAGAAGAGTGCCTCCCCCTCCAGTGGGGACACCCAGAAGGTCAAGCCCCCAGTCACCAGCGACCAGCATGCATCCA CCAGGGGAGACACTGAGAGACGGTGTGGGAGTATGAACGTGTCGTCCGTCTCAGACGCCAATCAGTACGGGAAGTATGGGAAGAGGAGGGCGGAAGAGGACGCCCGCAGGTACCAGAGTGAGAAGGAGGCGCTCGAGAGTCAACGGGAGGGCATCCGCCAAACGCTGATCTCCCTGCgccaggagaggagggagaagaagGAGCAGCTGAAGAGTGCcacag GTATGCagaagaaggttctggaagagCGCTTGgctcagctggaggaggagtgccgggggaaggagggggcgAGGGTGGACCTGGAGCTCCGGCTGACGCAGGTGAAGGAGAACCTGAAGAAGTCCCTGGCAGGAGGGGCCCTGGGTCCCCCCGGAGATAGCAAGCCAGCTGGCACG GGTGGCAAGTCTGACAGTCCCTACAGTGAGTCCTCTCTGCCGGTCAACTGCGCCTCGGAAATACGCAAACGCCCCCCCTCCATGTATGCCTCCAGCCGTGGGAACGTCATGCAGAAAGCCAAG GAATGGGAGTCAAAGAAAGGGAGCTAA
- the LOC133132819 gene encoding actin filament-associated protein 1-like 1 isoform X3 — protein MVGFSSSSAVATVMEHLVSELNVLLKMLDHEALSPVTAEKKAAVRGLLKQMQPSVNGMDIYVNTSLYGNGTSFVESLFEEFDCDLQELKDTAEEPKDSPATPEIPPSKSSPAVTPPPLPTTPPPEDYYEEAVPLGPGKAPQYITTRNSSSPPNSIEDGYYEDADNNYPTTCLNGPLKNSYNDSDAQSSSYESYDEEDEEAKARQMTHQWPSEENSMGPVKDCRICAFLLRKKRFGQWAKQLTVVRDNRLLCYKSSKDHTPYIDLPLNLCNVIYVPKDGRRKKHELRFSLPGAEALILAVQSKEQAERWLRVIRDLSSQETVGLDESTSPMILRKLELEKRLSADKHTSDSDSVATGEVSTGHARDSREHGKAKRGALSELTGSMSRAAGRKINRIISFSKKKPPLPGDPSPDEDNPRCGYLNVLVNQCWKERWCCVRGGFLCFQQEKGDPQGNLNAVALQDCEVEPGLGPKHPFAFRILRGGAEVLALEASCSQDMGRWLGVLLAETGCVADPEALHYDYVDVDTIANIRHAARHSFLWATSSSNASRTYDEVPYEKVQHPEEQGLKRGQGKKSASPSSGDTQKVKPPVTSDQHASNANQYGKYGKRRAEEDARRYQSEKEALESQREGIRQTLISLRQERREKKEQLKSATGMQKKVLEERLAQLEEECRGKEGARVDLELRLTQVKENLKKSLAGGALGPPGDSKPAGTGGKSDSPYSESSLPVNCASEIRKRPPSMYASSRGNVMQKAKEWESKKGS, from the exons atggtGGGATTCTCTTCCTCCTCAGCTGTTGCCACGG TGATGGAGCACCTGGTGTCAGAGCTGAACGTCCTTCTGAAGATGCTGGACCACGAGGCCCTGAGCCCAGTGACTGCGGAGAAGAAGGCTGCTGTCAGAGGCCTGCTGAAGCAGATGCAGCCttcag TGAATGGAATGGACATATATGTGAACACTTCTCTCTATGGGAATGGGACCAGCTTTGTGGAGTCCCTGTTTGAAGAGTTTG ACTGTGACCTTCAGGAGCTCAAAGATACTGCAGAAGAACCAAAGGACTCCCCAGCCACACCAGAAATACCCCCGTCAAAATCG agcCCAGCAgtcacaccccctcccctgccaaCCACGCCCCCTCCGGAGGACTACTATGAGGAAGCGGTGCCCCTCGGCCCAGGCAAAGCCCCCCAATACATCACCACCCGCA acagctccagcccccccaaTTCTATCGAGGACGGGTACTACGAAGATGCAGACAACAACTATCCCACCACCTGCTTGAACGGGCCTCTCAAGAACTCCT aCAACGACTCGGATGCACAGAGCAGCTCGTACGAGTCGTACGACGAGGAAGACGAGGAGGCGAAGGCTCGGCAGATGACGCACCAGTGGCCGTCGGAGGAGAACTCCATGGGCCCCGTGAAGGACTGCCGAATCTGTGCCTTCCTCCTGAGGAAGAAGAGGTTCGGCCAGTGGGCCAAGCAGCTGACCGTCGTCCGGGACAACCGGCTGCTG TGCTACAAGAGCTCCAAAGACCACACCCCGTACATCGACCTGCCGCTGAACCTGTGCAACGTCATCTACGTCCCCAAAGACGGCCGGCGGAAGAAGCACGAGCTGCGTTTCTCCCTGCCCGGAGCCGAGGCCCTGATCCTGGCCGTGCAGAGCAAGGAGCAGGCCGAACGCTGGCTCAGG GTGATCCGTGACCTGAGCAGCCAGGAAACCGTGGGATTGGACGAGTCCACTTCTCCCATGATCCTCCGCAAGCTGGAACTGGAGAAG AGGCTGTCGGCCGATAAACACACCTCGGACTCGGACAGTGTGGCTACGGGAGAAGTCTCCACTGGCCACGCCCGAGACAGCCGTGAGCacg GCAAGGCGAAGCGAGGCGCTCTGTCGGAGCTGACGGGGTCCATGAGCCGGGCCGCCGGCCGCAAGATCAACCGCATCATCAGCTTCTCCAAGAAGAAGCCCCCGCTGCCTGGCGACCCGTCCCCTGACGAGGACAACCCTCGCTGCG GGTATCTGAACGTCCTGGTGAACCAGTGCTGGAAGGAGAGGTGGTGCTGTGTTCGGGGGGGGTTCCTGTGCTTCCAGCAGGAGAAGGGGGACCCCCAGGGGAACCTGAACGCCGTGGCGCTGCAGGACTGCGAGGTGGAGCCGGGGCTGGGGCCCAAACACCCCTTCGCCTTCCGCATCCTGCGCGGGGGGGCCGAAGTGCTGGCACTGGAG GCCAGCTGCTCCCAGGACATGGGCCGCTGGCTGGGGGTCCTCCTGGCAGAAACGGGGTGTGTGGCAGACCCGGAGGCCCTGCACTACGACTACGTGGACGTGGACACCATCGCTAACATCCGCCACGCCGCCCGACACTCCTTCCT TTGGGCGACATCCTCCAGTAATGCCTCCAGGACGTATGACGAGGTCCCGTACGAgaaggtgcag CACCCAGAGGAACAGGGCCTGAAGAGGGGACAGGGGAAGAAGAGTGCCTCCCCCTCCAGTGGGGACACCCAGAAGGTCAAGCCCCCAGTCACCAGCGACCAGCATGCATCCA ACGCCAATCAGTACGGGAAGTATGGGAAGAGGAGGGCGGAAGAGGACGCCCGCAGGTACCAGAGTGAGAAGGAGGCGCTCGAGAGTCAACGGGAGGGCATCCGCCAAACGCTGATCTCCCTGCgccaggagaggagggagaagaagGAGCAGCTGAAGAGTGCcacag GTATGCagaagaaggttctggaagagCGCTTGgctcagctggaggaggagtgccgggggaaggagggggcgAGGGTGGACCTGGAGCTCCGGCTGACGCAGGTGAAGGAGAACCTGAAGAAGTCCCTGGCAGGAGGGGCCCTGGGTCCCCCCGGAGATAGCAAGCCAGCTGGCACG GGTGGCAAGTCTGACAGTCCCTACAGTGAGTCCTCTCTGCCGGTCAACTGCGCCTCGGAAATACGCAAACGCCCCCCCTCCATGTATGCCTCCAGCCGTGGGAACGTCATGCAGAAAGCCAAG GAATGGGAGTCAAAGAAAGGGAGCTAA